The proteins below come from a single Chryseobacterium nepalense genomic window:
- a CDS encoding ATP-binding protein, whose amino-acid sequence MNFVECHEEPIHIPGYVQSFGYLIGIDAESHSITFFSKNIEDIFKIESSEELFGKRLTDFPEAFGSIISSDIFKSLPNFTRRDNETFFDKVFIGDNQYHLSAFRSKGNIFLEFEKVLVNPNKQITNKYDNFYIVENEQEIWDQLLNILSKIVNYDRMMVYKFMMDGSGKVVAEKTNDNLESYLGLHYPESDIPIQARELYLKKRKRIFSNVHEEPVPLLSKTKENIDLTYSTSRAMSPIHGQYIKNSGASSSFSVSIIIDDYLWGLVTCQNSEPKHIDLEDRVQAGIFTALASNAFSSFKSKNELNYRLQLNEDVLRLKAEFLKHDTLLESLTENKAELRKLLDADGLAVVADENTITEGITPEPSVIEKITKWAHENIEDTIYLSRSFLKDYGQQLGLDERAAGVIIYFMERNKNNVLIWFRKEFDEHINWAGNPEKKVEVVNNNGEEKMMVSPRTSFKIFTEDIKGSSKRWSSRNILALQGVRDLILEALHKDYNTIKRLNDELKKVNEELDSFSYTISHDLGTPLTVMKLNAQMLLKTLIDESEKSRNKINSIIEEIDNMAEMMHDVLQLSRAKHSEIQLEKLETVQTIEKICENAKITFGTPKSEVIIKACPEVLADKTMLHQVFLNIINNAIKYSSQQEKPVVEIEGTEQGEMVIYRISDNGIGIPEENKHKMFKIFNRMDNAKKFKGNGVGLSIVHRIMKRIGGNVEYESSPEGTSFILTFKKP is encoded by the coding sequence ATGAATTTTGTAGAGTGTCATGAAGAGCCTATCCATATTCCGGGCTACGTACAAAGTTTTGGCTATCTGATTGGCATTGACGCAGAATCTCATTCCATCACTTTTTTCAGCAAGAATATTGAGGATATTTTTAAAATCGAAAGTTCTGAAGAGCTTTTCGGCAAAAGGCTTACGGATTTTCCGGAAGCTTTCGGCAGTATTATTAGCTCCGATATATTTAAATCCCTACCTAATTTCACGCGGAGAGATAATGAAACGTTCTTTGATAAAGTATTTATCGGAGACAATCAGTATCACTTATCGGCATTCAGAAGTAAAGGGAATATTTTTCTTGAATTTGAAAAGGTTCTTGTAAATCCCAATAAGCAGATTACCAACAAATATGATAATTTTTATATTGTTGAAAATGAACAGGAAATTTGGGATCAGCTGCTTAATATATTATCTAAAATTGTGAATTATGACCGTATGATGGTCTACAAATTCATGATGGACGGCTCCGGGAAAGTTGTGGCAGAAAAAACAAACGATAACCTGGAAAGCTATCTTGGCCTTCACTATCCGGAATCTGATATTCCCATCCAGGCAAGGGAACTGTATCTTAAAAAAAGAAAAAGAATTTTCAGCAATGTGCATGAGGAACCGGTACCGCTGCTAAGCAAAACGAAGGAAAATATAGACCTTACTTATTCAACTTCACGGGCCATGTCTCCCATCCACGGACAGTATATTAAAAATTCGGGTGCTTCTTCAAGTTTCAGTGTTTCCATTATTATTGATGATTATCTCTGGGGTCTTGTTACCTGCCAGAATTCGGAACCAAAGCATATTGATCTGGAAGACCGTGTGCAGGCCGGGATTTTCACGGCACTGGCATCCAATGCGTTTTCATCTTTCAAATCGAAAAATGAACTGAATTACCGCCTCCAGCTTAATGAGGATGTTTTACGTCTAAAAGCGGAATTTTTAAAACACGATACTTTACTTGAATCCTTAACGGAAAATAAGGCGGAACTAAGAAAACTTCTTGATGCAGACGGTCTTGCAGTGGTTGCTGATGAAAATACCATTACAGAAGGAATCACACCCGAACCATCTGTCATTGAAAAAATCACCAAATGGGCCCATGAAAATATTGAAGACACTATTTACCTGAGCCGAAGTTTCCTTAAAGACTACGGTCAGCAACTTGGGCTTGATGAAAGGGCCGCGGGTGTTATTATTTATTTCATGGAACGGAATAAAAACAATGTCCTGATCTGGTTCCGTAAAGAGTTTGATGAACACATCAACTGGGCTGGGAATCCGGAGAAAAAAGTTGAGGTGGTGAATAACAACGGAGAAGAAAAAATGATGGTTTCCCCGAGGACCTCTTTCAAAATATTTACAGAAGATATTAAAGGAAGTTCTAAAAGATGGAGTTCCAGGAATATTCTGGCGCTTCAGGGAGTACGGGACCTTATTTTAGAAGCATTACACAAAGACTATAATACCATTAAAAGGCTCAACGACGAGCTTAAAAAAGTAAATGAAGAACTCGACAGTTTTTCATATACTATTTCTCATGACCTGGGAACACCGCTTACGGTGATGAAGCTGAATGCACAGATGCTTCTTAAAACTTTAATAGACGAATCTGAGAAAAGCCGTAATAAAATTAATTCTATCATCGAAGAGATAGACAATATGGCGGAAATGATGCATGATGTTTTACAGCTCAGCCGTGCTAAACATAGTGAAATCCAGCTTGAAAAACTTGAAACGGTGCAAACCATCGAAAAGATTTGTGAAAATGCCAAAATTACTTTCGGAACTCCGAAAAGTGAAGTTATCATTAAGGCATGTCCGGAAGTTCTTGCTGATAAAACAATGCTCCATCAGGTGTTTTTGAACATCATCAACAACGCGATAAAATACTCTTCTCAACAGGAAAAACCGGTGGTGGAGATTGAAGGGACCGAACAGGGCGAGATGGTAATCTACAGAATTTCAGACAACGGAATCGGTATTCCTGAAGAAAATAAACACAAAATGTTTAAAATTTTCAACAGGATGGATAATGCCAAAAAATTCAAAGGAAATGGAGTCGGGCTATCAATTGTCCACAGAATTATGAAACGGATCGGTGGTAATGTAGAATACGAAAGTTCTCCGGAAGGCACTTCATTTATCCTAACATTTAAAAAACCTTAA
- a CDS encoding nucleoid-associated protein, translating to MFSKIVMHRVGNKINGESLMLSQEELQLDEGMAELLENYFLGSFKSEETFHFYSDSYLVNNPVYSSVSEIFDDKAKFLWEAENIAKHLFEAAENPRVQGGELFIIYFEDEREGTEKVDKIGIFKMEKRESFLKISPQEDSFVIEKDQGIGLSKIDKAALIYNNDKETGYVLSVVDNNKNGDMYYWFEDFLKVKQRDDEYFHTQEALMVYKDYITKQLPQEFEVSRADQADFLNKSINFFKEKEEFNLDDFNKEVLQDEHVIESFVNFKTDYEQDMQINIAEEFPINETAVKKTQRHFKSIIKLDKNFHIYIHGDRQKLAQGEDEKGKYYMLYFEKEV from the coding sequence ATGTTTTCAAAAATCGTAATGCACAGAGTAGGAAATAAAATCAACGGAGAATCGTTAATGCTTTCTCAGGAAGAACTTCAGCTTGATGAGGGAATGGCAGAGCTGCTGGAGAATTATTTTCTTGGATCTTTCAAATCAGAAGAAACGTTTCATTTTTACAGCGATTCTTATCTGGTGAATAATCCGGTCTACAGTTCCGTATCTGAAATTTTTGATGACAAGGCCAAATTTCTCTGGGAAGCGGAAAATATTGCCAAACATCTTTTTGAAGCAGCCGAAAATCCAAGAGTTCAGGGAGGAGAATTATTTATCATTTATTTTGAAGATGAAAGAGAAGGCACTGAAAAAGTTGACAAAATCGGGATCTTTAAAATGGAAAAAAGAGAATCTTTCCTTAAAATTTCTCCTCAGGAAGACAGTTTCGTGATAGAAAAAGATCAGGGTATCGGTCTTTCCAAAATAGATAAGGCGGCTCTTATTTATAATAATGATAAAGAAACGGGGTACGTACTTTCTGTAGTGGACAACAATAAAAACGGGGATATGTATTACTGGTTTGAAGATTTTCTGAAGGTAAAACAGCGTGATGACGAATATTTCCACACCCAGGAAGCATTGATGGTATATAAAGATTATATCACCAAGCAGCTTCCGCAGGAATTTGAAGTTTCCAGGGCAGATCAGGCAGATTTCCTGAATAAATCCATCAATTTCTTCAAAGAAAAAGAAGAATTTAATCTTGATGATTTTAATAAAGAAGTGCTTCAGGACGAGCATGTTATTGAAAGCTTCGTAAATTTTAAAACCGATTACGAGCAGGATATGCAGATCAATATCGCAGAAGAATTCCCGATCAATGAAACTGCCGTAAAGAAAACCCAGAGGCATTTTAAAAGCATTATTAAATTAGACAAGAATTTCCATATCTATATCCACGGCGACCGCCAGAAATTGGCGCAGGGAGAAGATGAAAAAGGGAAATATTATATGCTGTACTTCGAAAAAGAAGTGTAA
- a CDS encoding biliverdin-producing heme oxygenase, which produces MTVSEYLKQNTASYHDAAEKLFNSKKIFSKTFTLEDYKKIIRSNYLMLLHSEDKIFKKLNKYSEKLQLSDRMKLPLIEKDLKSLLLKKAVAGSELELTSQHEALGAMYVIEGSTLGGNVIAKQLSKTDGFDGITFNFFGCYHENTGAMWKSFKETLDAEVHENNYDEVLSGAKKLYSFLLNVS; this is translated from the coding sequence ATGACTGTATCAGAATATTTAAAACAAAATACAGCATCATATCACGATGCTGCCGAAAAGCTTTTCAACTCAAAAAAAATTTTCAGTAAAACATTTACTCTTGAAGATTATAAAAAAATTATTCGCAGCAATTATTTGATGCTTTTGCATTCTGAAGATAAGATCTTTAAGAAACTTAACAAATATTCGGAAAAGCTGCAGCTCAGCGACAGAATGAAGCTGCCTTTAATTGAGAAAGATCTTAAAAGCCTTTTACTGAAAAAAGCTGTTGCCGGCAGTGAACTGGAATTGACCAGTCAGCATGAAGCACTTGGAGCCATGTATGTGATAGAAGGTTCAACTTTGGGTGGAAATGTCATTGCTAAGCAACTTTCCAAAACCGATGGCTTTGATGGAATTACTTTCAACTTTTTCGGCTGTTACCACGAAAACACCGGTGCTATGTGGAAAAGCTTCAAAGAAACCCTTGATGCCGAAGTCCATGAAAATAATTATGATGAGGTATTATCCGGTGCCAAAAAGCTTTATTCATTCCTGCTGAACGTCAGCTAA
- a CDS encoding helix-turn-helix domain-containing protein, whose translation MKFNNLQSCHLGPEISPEQFIPEHFFLFLLKGSMIAYDGNKHYQIQPGDYCIARKNHLVRYTKYKDEGQFEKVIITFDEAFLKKFLERHSYTAETADNDDSFIFIKEDHLVKNFVRSLEPYYDGTEQLDDYFVDIKREELMMILLKNNPELKNIFFNFSIPHKINLEHFMNENYKFNISLERFAFMTGRSLSTFKRDFKAAFNMAPGKWLIKKRLQEAYFLLDKEHRKPSDIYIDLGFEDLSHFSYVFKKEFGISPSELRG comes from the coding sequence ATGAAATTCAACAATCTGCAGTCTTGCCATTTAGGACCTGAAATTTCTCCGGAACAGTTCATTCCGGAGCATTTCTTTTTGTTTCTGCTAAAAGGTTCGATGATCGCCTATGACGGAAACAAACATTACCAGATACAGCCCGGTGATTATTGTATTGCCCGGAAAAATCATCTGGTGCGGTACACCAAATATAAAGACGAAGGGCAGTTTGAAAAAGTAATTATAACTTTCGATGAGGCTTTCCTTAAAAAATTTCTGGAGCGCCATTCCTACACTGCTGAAACAGCAGATAACGACGATTCATTTATCTTCATTAAAGAAGATCATTTGGTTAAAAATTTTGTCCGTTCTCTGGAACCTTACTATGATGGTACGGAACAGCTTGATGATTATTTTGTAGACATCAAACGGGAAGAGCTCATGATGATTCTGCTGAAGAACAATCCGGAACTTAAGAATATTTTTTTCAATTTCAGTATTCCGCATAAAATAAACCTGGAGCATTTCATGAATGAGAATTATAAATTCAATATCAGCTTAGAGCGCTTTGCATTTATGACCGGCAGAAGTTTGTCTACCTTTAAAAGGGATTTCAAAGCGGCCTTCAATATGGCTCCGGGCAAATGGCTCATTAAAAAACGCCTTCAGGAAGCATACTTTCTTCTGGATAAGGAGCATCGGAAACCTTCGGATATTTATATTGACCTGGGGTTTGAGGATCTTTCCCATTTTTCTTATGTCTTTAAAAAAGAATTTGGTATTTCGCCATCGGAGCTGCGGGGTTGA
- a CDS encoding RDD family protein — protein sequence MENNLLLSKFWMRIWALLIDSLILGLFGFILGLIFKNFFISFGESAKLIGWIISLFYFTILNSKLYKGGTLGKKVMKIQVTDIKGNFIDVKTSFIRSLVFTAPFFLNGFKIPGVSSFSFVTIIQGIIIFTIGLGIIVFYIFNKETRQSIHDIVAKTYVVQDFRNKEIGFMPKIRKLPFYITGAILLVTIGVSIYSLSSTSKISKLVPVYEDILKQENITNAAVNMNYIPITDDAGNKRFVYTVTVYVNKDLEITQNNINEQAKNPELLETVKTFINSNAYDTDNDILNVVVVSGYDIGIAKQYKSFNFYKPISEWKRIFGKSL from the coding sequence ATGGAAAACAATTTATTATTATCCAAATTTTGGATGAGAATCTGGGCATTACTTATTGATTCACTTATTCTTGGACTTTTCGGATTCATATTAGGTCTTATTTTTAAAAATTTTTTCATTTCGTTTGGAGAAAGCGCAAAATTAATAGGATGGATCATATCGCTGTTTTACTTCACTATTTTAAATTCTAAATTATACAAAGGTGGTACTCTCGGAAAAAAAGTAATGAAGATCCAGGTAACCGATATCAAAGGAAATTTTATAGATGTTAAAACTTCTTTCATTCGATCATTGGTTTTTACTGCCCCATTTTTTCTTAATGGTTTTAAAATTCCTGGAGTGAGTTCATTTTCTTTTGTTACAATTATTCAGGGGATTATCATTTTCACAATTGGGCTGGGAATTATTGTATTTTATATTTTCAATAAAGAAACCAGGCAATCCATTCATGATATTGTTGCAAAGACATATGTAGTACAGGATTTCAGAAATAAGGAGATAGGTTTTATGCCGAAAATACGAAAACTTCCTTTTTATATTACCGGAGCAATATTATTGGTAACAATAGGAGTTTCCATTTACAGTTTAAGTAGTACATCAAAAATTTCAAAATTAGTTCCAGTGTATGAAGATATTTTGAAGCAGGAAAATATTACCAATGCCGCAGTTAATATGAATTATATTCCTATTACAGACGATGCCGGGAATAAACGATTTGTTTATACAGTAACTGTTTATGTCAATAAAGACTTAGAAATTACACAAAACAATATTAATGAACAAGCTAAAAATCCTGAATTGCTGGAAACTGTAAAAACTTTCATTAACAGCAATGCCTATGATACAGATAACGATATTTTGAACGTTGTGGTCGTTTCAGGATATGATATTGGAATAGCCAAGCAATATAAATCATTCAATTTTTACAAACCGATATCCGAGTGGAAAAGAATATTCGGTAAATCATTATAA
- a CDS encoding malate dehydrogenase, protein MKVTVVGAGAVGASCAEYIAMKNFCSEVVLVDIKEGFAEGKAMDLMQTASLNGFDTKITGTTGDYSKTAGSHVAVITSGIPRKPGMTREELIGINAGIVKEVTENLVKHSPEVIIIVVSNPMDTMAYLVHKTSGLPKHKIIGMGGALDSARFKYRLAEALEAPISDVDGMVIAAHSDTGMLPLLSKATRNGVPVTEFLDAEQQKYVIEETKVGGATLTKLLGTSAWYAPGAAVSVMVQAIACDQKKMIPCSLMLEGEYGQNDICLGVPAIIGANGVEKIVNVTLTAEEQLKFAEAANAVREVNGDLKF, encoded by the coding sequence ATGAAAGTAACTGTAGTAGGTGCAGGCGCTGTAGGAGCAAGCTGTGCAGAATACATCGCTATGAAAAACTTCTGTTCGGAAGTGGTTTTGGTAGATATTAAAGAAGGATTTGCTGAAGGTAAGGCAATGGATCTGATGCAGACGGCATCTCTTAACGGATTCGATACGAAAATTACCGGTACAACAGGAGATTACAGCAAAACTGCAGGTTCTCATGTAGCCGTTATTACATCTGGTATTCCAAGAAAACCTGGGATGACGAGAGAAGAACTTATCGGTATCAATGCAGGAATTGTAAAAGAAGTTACTGAAAATTTAGTAAAACATTCTCCGGAGGTAATCATCATTGTTGTTTCCAATCCAATGGATACAATGGCTTACCTTGTACACAAAACTTCCGGTCTTCCTAAGCATAAAATCATCGGAATGGGTGGAGCGCTGGATTCTGCAAGATTCAAATACAGATTGGCTGAAGCATTAGAAGCTCCGATTTCGGATGTTGACGGAATGGTAATCGCTGCTCACAGTGATACAGGAATGCTTCCTCTATTGAGCAAAGCTACAAGAAACGGGGTTCCTGTAACTGAATTCCTTGATGCCGAACAACAAAAATATGTAATCGAAGAAACAAAAGTAGGAGGCGCAACGCTTACCAAATTATTGGGAACTTCTGCATGGTATGCTCCGGGAGCTGCTGTTTCCGTAATGGTTCAGGCAATCGCTTGCGATCAGAAAAAAATGATCCCTTGTTCATTAATGCTTGAAGGAGAATACGGACAAAATGATATCTGTCTGGGTGTTCCTGCCATCATCGGAGCAAACGGTGTTGAAAAAATCGTAAACGTAACCCTTACTGCTGAAGAGCAATTGAAATTCGCTGAAGCAGCTAATGCAGTAAGAGAAGTGAACGGAGATCTTAAGTTTTAA
- a CDS encoding DUF7674 family protein, whose amino-acid sequence MNYLQATQEITVAIPEICNDLNEKKIENSYHIIVFLTDKVKNMIRQNNTSCLFKCLGKMNELYNKGDKMVKSAIENSFVYSLDSCTAFCAKEYRDLIFSRLSPDLQKVYARQIYSHSI is encoded by the coding sequence ATGAACTATTTACAAGCCACTCAGGAAATAACCGTTGCGATTCCGGAAATCTGCAATGATCTTAATGAAAAAAAAATAGAGAATTCGTATCATATTATTGTTTTTTTAACCGATAAAGTAAAAAACATGATCCGGCAGAACAACACCAGCTGTTTATTTAAATGCCTTGGAAAAATGAACGAATTGTACAACAAAGGAGATAAAATGGTAAAAAGTGCAATTGAAAATTCTTTTGTGTATTCACTGGACAGCTGTACCGCTTTCTGTGCTAAAGAATACCGTGATCTGATTTTCAGTCGTCTTTCACCTGACCTTCAAAAAGTGTATGCCCGACAGATTTACAGCCACAGTATCTGA
- a CDS encoding DUF7674 family protein: MKLIMMNAPMQTIDQKIAVEYLKFFYPPLRTEISQLSVQNNFAGIIQATINYLKSLLLEAKINIISHHMKLMHLIYRNGNSYIKDIIENLFVRSFESFKKHAKIQHWKLLYQYMPVSFQEIYDEQRKQDKLFFGK, from the coding sequence TTGAAATTAATTATGATGAATGCACCAATGCAAACTATTGATCAAAAAATAGCTGTTGAATATTTAAAGTTTTTTTACCCGCCGTTGCGCACCGAAATCTCCCAACTTTCCGTACAGAATAATTTTGCAGGTATCATTCAGGCCACTATCAATTATTTGAAAAGTCTCCTGTTGGAAGCAAAGATAAATATCATTTCCCATCATATGAAACTGATGCATCTGATCTACCGAAACGGGAATTCTTATATAAAAGATATTATTGAAAATCTCTTTGTAAGATCTTTTGAAAGTTTTAAAAAACATGCTAAAATTCAGCATTGGAAACTTCTTTATCAATATATGCCGGTAAGCTTCCAGGAAATTTATGATGAGCAACGAAAACAAGACAAACTATTTTTCGGTAAATAA
- a CDS encoding cation-translocating P-type ATPase, whose protein sequence is MNYNIPENLKGLTEAEVELSRKKYGYNTLGEVQKETWMNVLVSILKEPMLILLICVSFIYILIGDYGEALFMFAAILAVTAISFYQDNRSKKALKELEKLNEPLSKVIRNSKIIEIPTFEIVVGDLCITEEGNLINADGRIVHSNDFSVNESSLTGESYSVFKDSESEDNEIFSGTVTVSGLAVYRVERIGRETRVGKIGQSIINIKEEESPLQIQIRKFVKGMAIIGIIIFLGVCTFSFIKTGNFLGSLLNGLTLAMSVLPEEIPVAFTTFMALGAWKLMRNGIIIKRSSIVETLGSVTVICTDKTGTITENVMQLKYLYDYRSDMVYGQEEFNSEKLNRLIDYAMWSSEPVPFDPMEITLHKTYEQNRPDDERKSYKLFHEYPLEGKPPMMTDLFENEQKERIVAAKGAPEAIINVSRLSEEEKIKIRGVVKKFGEQGYRVLGVAMSDFEGNNFPEKQQDFSFDFLGLTVFYDPPKKEIKKVLEQIYNAGIKIKVITGDNSDTTQAIALQAGIKNSTAAVNGNDVASVSEEGLMKIAEDKTLFTRMFPEAKLKIITALKKQGQVVAMLGDGVNDGPALKAAHIGVAMGNKGTEIAKSAAAMVLMNDDLEKLVVGIAAGRRIYANIKKAVQYIISIHIPIILTVSLPLFLGWVFPGIFTPVHVIFLELVMGPTCSIVYENEPMEKNTMNNPPRKLTDTFLNWKELTISIIQGLVITAGILGIYQYSFYLGNDEIKTRALVFSTLIFANILLSLVNRSFYYSFIESFKNRNSLLAGITVLVLVLLFVILYIHPVSRFFNVTSLDINELLLVVATAAVSVLWFELYKFVKRISV, encoded by the coding sequence ATGAATTACAATATACCTGAAAACTTAAAAGGACTTACAGAAGCCGAAGTTGAACTTTCCAGAAAAAAATACGGATACAATACTTTGGGAGAAGTTCAGAAAGAAACATGGATGAATGTTCTCGTCAGCATTCTGAAGGAACCGATGCTTATTTTACTGATTTGTGTTTCATTTATTTATATTCTGATAGGAGATTACGGGGAAGCGCTATTTATGTTTGCTGCCATACTTGCCGTTACGGCAATCTCTTTTTATCAGGATAACCGAAGCAAAAAAGCGCTGAAAGAACTGGAAAAGCTTAATGAACCTTTAAGCAAAGTAATCCGGAATTCAAAAATCATAGAAATTCCAACTTTTGAAATTGTGGTGGGGGATTTATGTATTACTGAAGAAGGGAATCTGATTAATGCAGACGGAAGAATTGTACACAGTAATGATTTCTCAGTCAATGAATCTTCTCTTACCGGAGAAAGTTACTCTGTATTTAAAGACAGCGAATCTGAAGATAATGAGATATTCAGCGGAACAGTAACCGTTTCCGGTCTTGCAGTATATAGGGTAGAACGTATTGGCAGAGAAACGAGAGTAGGAAAAATAGGACAGTCTATTATCAATATCAAAGAAGAAGAATCGCCGCTGCAGATCCAGATCCGGAAGTTTGTAAAAGGAATGGCGATCATCGGAATCATTATTTTTCTGGGAGTCTGTACTTTCAGTTTCATCAAAACGGGAAATTTTCTTGGCAGTCTTTTGAACGGTCTTACGCTGGCTATGTCCGTGCTTCCTGAGGAAATTCCTGTGGCTTTTACAACTTTTATGGCATTGGGAGCCTGGAAGCTGATGCGAAACGGTATTATCATCAAGCGGAGCAGTATTGTGGAAACTTTGGGAAGTGTAACGGTAATCTGCACCGATAAAACAGGAACAATCACTGAAAATGTTATGCAGCTTAAATATCTTTATGATTACCGTTCAGATATGGTGTACGGACAAGAAGAATTTAATTCGGAAAAACTAAATCGGCTGATTGATTATGCTATGTGGAGCAGTGAGCCTGTTCCTTTTGATCCTATGGAAATTACGCTTCACAAAACCTATGAGCAGAACCGTCCTGATGATGAAAGAAAAAGCTATAAACTTTTTCATGAATATCCGTTGGAAGGTAAGCCTCCGATGATGACCGATCTGTTTGAAAATGAACAGAAAGAAAGAATTGTTGCTGCGAAAGGAGCACCGGAAGCTATCATTAATGTTTCCAGACTTTCAGAAGAAGAAAAAATTAAAATACGTGGAGTAGTAAAAAAATTCGGAGAACAGGGATACCGGGTTTTGGGAGTGGCGATGTCAGACTTTGAAGGAAATAATTTCCCGGAAAAACAACAGGATTTCAGTTTTGACTTCCTTGGATTAACCGTATTTTATGATCCTCCTAAAAAAGAAATTAAAAAAGTATTGGAACAGATCTATAATGCGGGGATAAAAATAAAAGTAATTACAGGAGATAATAGCGATACAACACAGGCTATCGCCCTGCAGGCGGGAATTAAAAACAGTACGGCCGCGGTGAACGGTAATGATGTTGCATCGGTTTCAGAAGAGGGATTGATGAAAATTGCCGAAGATAAAACCTTATTTACCAGAATGTTTCCTGAAGCAAAACTTAAAATAATCACGGCCTTAAAAAAGCAGGGTCAGGTAGTAGCCATGCTTGGAGACGGTGTAAATGACGGACCGGCCTTAAAAGCAGCACATATTGGTGTGGCAATGGGAAATAAGGGAACTGAAATTGCCAAATCGGCAGCAGCAATGGTGCTTATGAATGATGATCTGGAAAAATTGGTTGTTGGGATTGCTGCGGGGCGGAGAATTTATGCCAATATTAAAAAAGCGGTTCAGTATATTATTTCTATTCACATTCCCATTATACTTACCGTTTCGCTGCCTCTGTTTTTAGGCTGGGTATTTCCCGGTATTTTTACTCCGGTACATGTTATATTTTTAGAGCTGGTTATGGGACCTACCTGCTCTATTGTCTACGAAAATGAACCTATGGAGAAAAATACCATGAATAATCCGCCAAGAAAGCTTACGGATACTTTCCTCAACTGGAAAGAACTTACTATAAGTATTATTCAGGGATTGGTAATAACGGCCGGAATATTAGGCATCTATCAATATTCCTTCTATCTTGGAAATGATGAAATCAAAACCAGGGCGCTCGTTTTCAGTACTCTGATTTTTGCCAATATATTGCTCAGTCTTGTAAACAGGTCTTTTTATTACAGCTTTATAGAAAGTTTTAAAAACCGTAATTCGTTGCTTGCGGGGATTACGGTATTGGTATTGGTACTGCTTTTTGTTATTCTGTATATACATCCTGTTTCAAGGTTCTTTAATGTAACATCTCTGGATATCAATGAGCTATTGCTGGTAGTGGCTACAGCTGCTGTTTCGGTACTATGGTTTGAACTTTATAAATTTGTTAAAAGAATTTCAGTTTGA
- a CDS encoding SDR family oxidoreductase, producing MENTKTTVLVTGGTGFLGVHTVLQLLQQGYEVRTTLRSLSKKDSIIKALEEGGISDFSNLTFFEADLTSDNNWDEAVKGCDYVLHVASPFPAQDPKDENELIIPARDGALRVLKAARNAGVKRVVLTSSFAAVGYSINTENHVFTENDWTDINTELPAYIKSKTVAEKAAWEFIEKEGNGLELSVVNPVGIFGPALGGITSASLDIAVSGILEGNLEYTPTFTMGIVDVRDVADIHIKAMLDPEAAGERFIATAEGVMSFYDVAELFKKQRPQYTSHIKKLEPIGDEFYKQISNKKATTILHWNPRSNEEALLASADSLMNH from the coding sequence ATGGAAAATACAAAGACAACAGTTTTGGTGACGGGAGGAACAGGATTTCTTGGAGTTCATACTGTATTACAATTATTACAGCAAGGATATGAGGTGAGAACGACACTTCGTTCACTTTCAAAAAAGGACAGCATCATTAAAGCGTTGGAAGAAGGCGGAATTTCAGATTTTTCAAACCTCACTTTCTTTGAAGCGGATCTCACCAGTGACAACAATTGGGATGAAGCTGTAAAAGGCTGTGACTATGTTCTTCATGTGGCCTCCCCTTTCCCGGCCCAGGACCCGAAAGATGAAAATGAACTGATCATTCCCGCAAGAGACGGGGCTTTGCGTGTATTGAAAGCAGCAAGAAACGCCGGCGTTAAAAGAGTGGTTTTAACCTCATCTTTTGCGGCAGTCGGTTACAGCATTAATACTGAAAATCATGTTTTTACAGAAAATGACTGGACGGATATCAATACAGAGCTTCCGGCTTATATCAAATCGAAAACCGTAGCAGAAAAGGCAGCTTGGGAATTTATTGAAAAAGAAGGAAACGGACTGGAATTATCCGTTGTTAATCCTGTAGGAATATTCGGTCCTGCACTTGGCGGAATTACCTCTGCTTCACTGGATATTGCCGTTTCCGGCATTTTGGAAGGTAATCTGGAATATACTCCTACTTTTACAATGGGTATTGTAGATGTGAGAGATGTTGCAGATATTCATATAAAAGCTATGCTAGATCCTGAAGCTGCGGGAGAGCGTTTTATTGCAACCGCAGAAGGTGTAATGAGTTTTTACGATGTTGCCGAACTGTTTAAAAAACAAAGGCCACAATATACTTCCCATATTAAAAAACTGGAACCGATTGGTGATGAATTCTATAAACAGATATCCAACAAAAAAGCAACAACAATACTCCACTGGAACCCCAGAAGCAACGAAGAGGCATTACTGGCAAGCGCTGATAGTCTTATGAATCATTGA